The DNA sequence GCTGAGCCTAGGACAGCTGGTGAGGGCTGATGTCCTCCTCTTCCTACCTCTCAGAGAAGCTGGGCCCAAGGCCCTGCCATTAACAAGAAGCTGGAACACAACTGGGAGGAAACAGGAACCTGATTTAGaacatggggtggggggacacggTGTAATAGGAGACTTGGATGGTCCAGTCTTCAGAGAAGCACACGGGGAAGGTACAAAGGCAGGAGGCCTGGAGGAGGTAGAACGCCTGGCAGAAGGGACTGTGGGTGATCCCAGGCCAGGGAGGAAAGAGACCGAATGGAGGGGAACACAGTTGAGACCCCTGCCCTTGGGTAATAAAACATGAGTGTTTGCAGCCACCCCATTCATGTGATGGAAGGTCCCCAGTTAGGTGAAATGTGCCTGTAACAATGCCAGCAGGTTCAGGCCTGATTTGTGGCCTGACTGACCCTACACAGTAGATAAGCTATGAGCAGGCACCCTGCCAGAATGGGAGAGGCCCCCAAATACTGCTGTGTCACAAGACGCAGACTGAAAGGGTGCCTGGACTTCCCGTGTCCTCAGAGGACTCACTGGCTCCCCAGACTCAGCCTATGGGTCGGAGGAGACCTGGTGCCAGTGAAGAGCTAGCTAGCTGGGCAAGGTGCACAGGGCTGCATACACCAGCATGGGGCCTAAGCCCCACTTCACCACTGTAGCACAGGCTTGGGGACAAAAGGGTCATGCCTTAGGCTACTGTGAAAATCTGGAGTCTCAGAGCACTTTGGTAGAGGAAGCAGGGTCCCAGGTGTGGTAGGTCCGGGAAACTCAGCAATCACATTTCCTCTTCCCCAGACACACACATTCCCAGCCTCCCTTCAGGCCTATTTGGGCCACATGACGGGCCTCGACAGGGGGCTGGTGGCTGCTCCACTTCCAGGTCTAGCCCGGGTTGAAATCCCACTCTCTGTCCCGGGCTGCCTTCTTCCCTTTCCGTGGAGGCGGTGCGTGGGGGCCCCAATCCTTCTCACAGaattgtcctctctctcttcctccgcCCTTTGCTGTGTGCCTGCAGCTCCTCTCACTAAAGAGGCATGGCCGATTTCTCTCCCCGGGTCTGGGATGTCATAGAAGTGACACACTCAAGAAGcttgaaaaagcatttgacttaCTTTTTGCTCCTCTGCAATTACCTTAAAACCGTGGATGAGCTCACCTGTTGGAAAATGTGAGGACCCAGTGGCTCCATCACTCCTGGCAACCCCACGATGGGTGAATTAGGCTGTCGGAGACCAGAAGAGCTGCCAGCCAAGTCCAGCCTAAATTGCTGACCACAGACACATGAACTAGGGATATGTTCacttgtgtttgtttatttcactAGTTTGTTTTCATGCAACTTCTGTGGCACTAGGTAAGTGAAACCGTGGCAACCCAAAAGACTGCATGAGCAGAGCCGGCCACTGCCAACCCCACTGCGTTCCCACATGACCGAGCAGTAAGCTTTCACTGTGCTGTCACACTGATACTCTGGGGTTTGGTTGTGACCTCAGCAGACCCAGCCCTCTTCTGACCCACAAGGAACCAGATCACGGGCCCCCTCCTGGACCCTTTATCTCAGAGGCCCGAGCAGAGGGGAGGCAGTAGACAAAGCTAACTATAGGAACAGCCATTAGCCTCCAGCTCATGGAGAGGAAGGATTGGTGCATCTTCTGGAAGCCCATGCGCTGGTAGAGGGCCATGGCCGAGTGCTGCATTATGGACGTGCTGACGTTGACTTGGCTGTACCCCTGGTCCCGTGCGAACTGAAGGACAGTCCTGACCAGAGCTTTTGCTATCCCCTGGCCTCGGTGCTCCATGGCCACGCACAGATGAAGCAGCTCCAACTTCTCCTTCTGCAGAGTGGCGGGCAGAGCGCCCACCATGCCCACCACCTGCCCCTCAGCCTCAACCACCcagaagcaggagccaggctTCCCGAAGTAGGACTTGGTTATGTCAGACATGTCTTTGCGCAAAGACATGACTAAAAACTTGGTCCAGGGGTATCTGGAGAGGAATCTCAGGGCAGCAAGAAGGGTGAGGCTGGCTACAAGGGCCAGCAGCCAGGaaccagagagaaggaagaagacgAGGGGCAGCCCAACCAAGAGCACCAGGGTTCGGGGCAGCTTCAAAATGTGGCGGAATGTGGTGGGGATGTGCTCATTAATTCCCTGAGAGAACAAGTCCAGGACCTGTGTGCGGTCCTTCTCCCGGTAATTGCGGATGTGATAAGGAGCCATGGAAGACTGCTGAGCCTGAATCTTAAAATCCATGAGCGGGAGCGAGAGAGAGCTAGGCGTCCCTGCTGCACACCTTCGGGGCCACTctggagaaaacagaggaagtCAGGTGAGTGCCCATCTCTGCCACCTCCCAGGAGTGGGGGAGACCCTGCTCAAGGGCATTTCTTGCTGCCTTTGCCCAAGAGGATGTAGTCCACAGCCACTGGGAGAAAGTGTAGGGTCAGAACGATTTGCATATGATCCTGGCTCCTTccctttctagctgtgtgaccttagtgTCACCTAACTTTTCTGAGCCCATCTTTTCATCTGTAGAATAGGACCAAATAAAGACCTGCTTTCTGGGATTGTTTTGAAGatttaataaagtaaatacaaAGCTGTGATATACAAAATaccctcctctccaccctctttccccttttACTGGCTCACCTAGCTTATTGGCACTTTGGGGACCTCACCATGCAGCAGCCAGACCATGTGTCCCGAGACCTTCGGACCCTCTCTAGGGACCAAACACTGCAGAAATCCTGTGCCCCCAAGTTTCAACAAAGTCTCCTTCCCCCTTGACTGCAAACGTTTTAGGCTGCTGAGGTGGTGTAAGAGTCAAACACCAAAAAAGGGGCAGCCTTGACATCTGGAGAGTCTGGGGCCCCGGGCCTCTCTCAAAACACTGTCCTTCTACCCGTGTCCTCTCACCTGCTGCCACAACAGCCTTGAATATCCAGAGCAGCCTCAGGGTGGTCTCTGCCCTCAGCCTCTGCTTGGTATTCTGGAGAGACTGCCCAGGGCCTGCTCCACCACCagggccccgcccctccctggaTGGCCACCGCCTTGGCTGGCTCTTGCACCTGAGGGGCTGGGCTCTGACAGAGCAGGAAGTGCATTCTCCGCCCACTCCTATGATCCTCAGAGACAGCCTGGAGGCGGGAAGCAGAGTCTGGAACAGCTCAGGGGGCCTGGCCCTTGCAGATGGCCTACACTTTTCCTCCTGTGGTGGTTAAGGCCCAGAGCATCTCCCAGCGAGCACCTTGATGTGCTCTGGTGTGCACTCTC is a window from the Suricata suricatta isolate VVHF042 chromosome 4, meerkat_22Aug2017_6uvM2_HiC, whole genome shotgun sequence genome containing:
- the NAT8 gene encoding N-acetyltransferase 8, with the protein product MDFKIQAQQSSMAPYHIRNYREKDRTQVLDLFSQGINEHIPTTFRHILKLPRTLVLLVGLPLVFFLLSGSWLLALVASLTLLAALRFLSRYPWTKFLVMSLRKDMSDITKSYFGKPGSCFWVVEAEGQVVGMVGALPATLQKEKLELLHLCVAMEHRGQGIAKALVRTVLQFARDQGYSQVNVSTSIMQHSAMALYQRMGFQKMHQSFLSMSWRLMAVPIVSFVYCLPSARASEIKGPGGGP